Proteins from a single region of Xiphophorus maculatus strain JP 163 A chromosome 22, X_maculatus-5.0-male, whole genome shotgun sequence:
- the LOC111606492 gene encoding N-acetyllactosaminide beta-1,3-N-acetylglucosaminyltransferase 3-like, with amino-acid sequence MVSILRVTNIYATTLLLLVTLLVLLYFNEPQNISTHQSSHNHDRRPAYLKEEGHDALHKTSQLSNWQWERRRVSQNLTPRCEQNTMVENVSGFHSLSPMIQDFLYYRHCRSFPIILDLPDKCGGDDEPEDVFLLLVIKSSPKNYERREALRKTWAAERSYKGKVIRRIFITGTEGSGFEEEKLNKLVRWEHQHYNDILQWDFKDSFFNLTLKQILFLEWMDRRCPQARFLLNGDDDVFAHTDNMVEYLQSLKDNNGNKHLFTGHLMKNAMPVRNPENKYFVPLQVYEEEVFPTYCSGGGYLLSGYTALVIYKIAALVEIIPIDDVYMGMCLAVMKLKPDSHMGVQTLYWHIPSRQVDKYDPCYLKDILLLHKFMPSDLYFLWQEVRNPKLPCSAKT; translated from the coding sequence CATTTTGAGAGTGACTAACATCTATGCCACAACTTTATTACTGCTGGTGACCCTTCTGGTACTTCTTTACTTCAATGAGccacaaaacatttcaacacatCAATCTAGTCACAACCACGACCGGAGACCTGcatatttaaaagaagaagGTCACGATGCTTTACACAAAACTTCCCAATTGTCAAATTGGCAATGGGAAAGGAGGAGGGTGTCACAAAACCTAACACCAAGATGTGAACAAAACACAATGGTTGAAAATGTCTCTGGCTTTCATTCCCTTTCCCCCATGATTCAAGACTTTCTTTACTATCGTCACTGTCGTAGTTTCCCCATAATTCTGGACCTTCCTGACAAATGTGGAGGAGATGATGAGCCTGAGGACGTCTTTCTTTTGCTTGTTATTAAAAGTTCCCCAAAGAACTATGAGCGGAGAGAGGCTCTGCGCAAGACCTGGGCTGCAGAGAGGTCATATAAAGGAAAAGTGATTCGAAGAATCTTTATTACTGGAACTGAAGGTTCGGGTTTCGAGGAGGAGAAATTGAACAAACTTGTCAGGTGGGAGCACCAACATTACAATGACATCCTCCAATGGGATTTTAAGGATTCCTTTTTCAACCTCACTTTGAAGCAGATACTTTTCCTTGAGTGGATGGACAGACGTTGTCCACAGGCTCGATTTCTACTGAatggtgatgatgatgtttttgCCCACACTGACAACATGGTTGAATATCTTCAAAGTCTTAAAGATAATAATGGAAATAAGCACCTTTTTACTGGCCATCTGATGAAAAATGCGATGCCTGTAAGAAACCCAGAGAATAAGTACTTTGTTCCGCTACAGGTGTATGAAGAAGAGGTTTTCCCAACTTACTGTTCAGGTGGGGGATACCTTCTGTCAGGCTATACAGCTTTGGTCATTTACAAAATAGCTGCGTTGGTCGAAATTATTCCTATAGATGATGTTTACATGGGAATGTGTTTGGCTGTAATGAAACTTAAACCTGACTCTCACATGGGAGTGCAAACACTATATTGGCACATTCCGTCCAGACAAGTTGATAAATATGACCCCTGTTACCTTAAGGATATACTTTTGCTTCACAAATTCATGCCCAGTGACCTATATTTCTTGTGGCAAGAAGTACGGAACCCAAAACTCCCATGTAGtgctaaaacatga